One Armatimonadota bacterium DNA window includes the following coding sequences:
- the sfsA gene encoding DNA/RNA nuclease SfsA, with the protein MRVNQTGRSHQSAVPLPRPLVPVVLVRRVNRFAVSARHGGRRLYLHLPNSGRMEELLRAGAQGVAHLLPQPSGRTDGVLLLIRHRGRWVGLDARMPNRLFAAALEAGTLRPFRGYARRRPEVRFPGGRVDYVLEGGGVPCLVETKSCNRVDGTVALFPDAPSARGARHLRALAAAVQRGWRAAVVWFVQRDDATVLRPFAAADPRFAAEARRAAARGVEFYAYTCRVTLREMAVRRQIPVDLASVSSR; encoded by the coding sequence TTGAGGGTCAACCAGACCGGGCGTAGCCATCAATCCGCCGTCCCTCTGCCCCGGCCGCTGGTTCCCGTGGTCCTGGTGCGCCGGGTCAACCGCTTTGCCGTATCTGCCCGCCACGGCGGGCGACGGCTCTACCTGCACCTGCCCAACTCCGGCCGGATGGAGGAACTCCTCCGCGCCGGGGCACAGGGCGTGGCCCACCTCCTACCGCAGCCCAGCGGCCGAACCGACGGAGTGCTGCTGCTGATCCGCCACCGCGGCCGCTGGGTCGGACTGGACGCCCGGATGCCCAACCGCCTGTTTGCCGCGGCGCTGGAGGCGGGCACCCTGCGGCCGTTTCGCGGGTACGCGCGGCGGCGCCCGGAGGTGCGCTTCCCGGGCGGGCGGGTCGACTACGTGCTCGAAGGAGGCGGCGTCCCCTGTCTGGTGGAAACGAAATCGTGCAACCGGGTGGACGGGACCGTTGCGCTGTTTCCGGACGCCCCCAGCGCCCGAGGCGCGCGCCACCTGCGCGCGCTGGCCGCGGCGGTGCAAAGAGGCTGGCGGGCCGCGGTGGTGTGGTTCGTGCAGCGAGACGACGCCACCGTCCTGCGCCCCTTTGCCGCCGCCGACCCGCGCTTCGCCGCAGAGGCCCGGCGGGCCGCCGCCCGGGGAGTGGAGTTCTACGCCTACACCTGCCGGGTCACGCTCAGGGAGATGGCCGTGCGGCGGCAGATCCCCGTGGACCTGGCTTCAGTGTCCTCTCGATGA
- a CDS encoding retroviral-like aspartic protease family protein: MGTFRASFDIGDPQGQRWETVEAVVDTGASYTWVPREVLARLGIQPQFRREFLTADGRVIEREMAVAMARWNSQVLPTLVVFADAGSQPLLGAYTLEGFGLAPDPLARRLIPVRGLAL; the protein is encoded by the coding sequence ATGGGGACGTTTCGCGCAAGCTTCGACATCGGGGACCCCCAGGGCCAGCGCTGGGAAACCGTCGAGGCGGTGGTCGATACCGGAGCCAGTTACACATGGGTCCCAAGGGAGGTCCTCGCCCGCCTGGGCATTCAACCGCAATTCCGGCGGGAGTTCCTCACCGCTGACGGCCGGGTCATCGAGCGGGAGATGGCGGTGGCCATGGCTCGCTGGAACAGCCAGGTACTCCCCACGCTCGTGGTCTTCGCGGACGCCGGCTCGCAGCCGCTGCTGGGGGCCTATACCCTGGAAGGGTTTGGTCTCGCCCCGGATCCGCTGGCCAGGCGGCTCATCCCCGTGCGCGGCCTGGCGCTCTAA